GTACATTGAGTCCCATATTGTTTGTCACAAGACCGCTCAGAGTGTGATAACTCTTTCGCATATCTGTGGGCTCACTATAGAGAAGATAGCGCATGCTGTCATTAAGACTAAACATTGCGGCGGCCTGAGGTTGAAGCGATGATGGTACTTAACATGAGTGAGTCCATAATACCTCGGATACGGAACTCTGCTCCCGAAGGAGTACGAAGCTCAATCTCAATCTCTCCCCCGCCAATTAATGGCTGTTTTGAACTCTTGCCTCGCTTTGATTGCTTGATTAAGCTGCCCGAATGAAGATCAATGGGTAAAAACTGACCATCAGAGACAACTGCAGACTCTTTTAGCTCTCTTGAACGGCGTTTCCAGTAGTAATATTTGTGAGGACTTACTCCTCTGCTTTGTAGAAAGGACCGGATGTCAGTAGACGATGATGAAAAATCCTGCTCCAGTTGTTCGTACTCCTCTAGTGTCATGGCGTTTAATTTTAAAACAAAATTAAAGAGACCAAACTAGGGTTACAATATGGGTTTTATCGGATACTTACCATTGAGTAACTAACTTTACTGAAACAAAAAGTAAGTTTAGAAACCTTACTTTTTGAAGTATGAGAAAAGAAGTAATAATTTAACATAATGCTAAAATAGATAGATTAAAGATGAGGTTATTAATTAGTTACGATGGGTATATATTTAAATTAAACGGGAAATATTATTTTTCAGAATTAGATGAAATATTATTGATGAGATATCTTAGAGTGTTTGACAATATTATTCTAGTATTAAGAACAAAAGAAGTTAATTTCCTTGATCCTTTTTATTCAATACCATTAAATGATGCCAGAATTGAAGTATACGAAGTTCCTATGTTTCAAGGACCAATAGAGTATGCAAAAGTATATTTTAAAGTAAGAAAGGTAATAAAAAGAGCTTCGAAAAAGGCAGATATGGGAATTTTTAGGCTTCCTTCTACAGTAGGTACTATAGCTTGTAATTTTATAAAAAATAGTGGTAAACCATATCTAGTTGAGGTCGTAGCAAATCCTTATGAAACTGTGGTTAAAGTGAAATGTTTCATTATAAGTGTATTAATGAAAATTATTCATAAATCATTAGTCGCGAATTGTAAAAAAGCGAAAGGGGTTGCTTATGTTACAAAAAAACAATTGCCTGATATTTATCCTGCTAATGATTACGCTATAACCGAATTTTATTCTTCTGTAGAATTAAATAAAGATTATTTTTTTAATGAAAGGAATTTTCCTCAGGAAAGACCTTTTAAAATTATTCACATTGCTAATAATATTACACAATCTGATTCAAAAGGGATTGTTACTGCATTACATGTAATTGGAGAACTGGTAAAAAATGGATTAGATGTTTCGATAGTGTTTGTAGGAGAACGAAAGATAGCGAATTTATTCGATAATATTGCTAAAGAAATAGGAATTACAGATAGAGTGAATTTC
This region of Veillonellales bacterium genomic DNA includes:
- a CDS encoding glycosyltransferase family 4 protein; the encoded protein is MRLLISYDGYIFKLNGKYYFSELDEILLMRYLRVFDNIILVLRTKEVNFLDPFYSIPLNDARIEVYEVPMFQGPIEYAKVYFKVRKVIKRASKKADMGIFRLPSTVGTIACNFIKNSGKPYLVEVVANPYETVVKVKCFIISVLMKIIHKSLVANCKKAKGVAYVTKKQLPDIYPANDYAITEFYSSVELNKDYFFNERNFPQERPFKIIHIANNITQSDSKGIVTALHVIGELVKNGLDVSIVFVGERKIANLFDNIAKEIGITDRVNFVGRKTKKELRELLIKSDLLLFPSRSEGLPRVIIEANALSLPCVASDVGGIRELLEDDVLFDVDDYKGMANKITEIFSNKELYEHLCKVNFENAKLFESSILNKKRDKFYSALLTKS